GGATAACCTGCGGCAAAATGATGCGGCGCATGGTCTGCGGATAGCTCATACCGAGTGTTTTAGCCGCTTCATACTGTCCCTTGGGCACAGCCTGAATGCCGGCACGGAAAATTTCGGCAAAATAAGCGGCATAGTTAAGCGTAAAAGCGAGCAAAGCCGCCGCGATATCCGGCAGGCGTATGCCAATCATCGGCAGGGCAAAGTAAACAAAAAGCAACTGCAGCATAAGCGGCGTGCCACGCATAATCCAGATATAAAACTCGACAATCCGGCTGATAATCTTCAGACTGGACAAGCGCCCCAATGCCGCCAGCATACCAATAGGCAGGGATAAAATCAGGGTGACAAAAAATATTTCCAACGTGATTTCCGTACCTTCCAGCATCAGCAGGAAGGTGTGAACGAGCTGTTCCATATATCTTACTCCTTTAGTGTCGTAAAGTGTTAATACATTAGATTATACACAATAACTGTCACCCTGTAAAGAAAACTCCGTGCAAAACAATGTTTTGCACTACGCCCTTACACGAAATCTAAGCGATTCTGCGCCTATCGGCTTGACTCGCAAATATTTCATAGTAAAATGACCTGTCAAATTGACAAGTCATTTTCTGCGTTATTCCTGTTCCAATGCAATTTCTTCGAGATATTCCCAGCGCTCCATGAGTTGTTCCACTTCCGCGGTGAGACGTGCTTCTTCCTTGGCCAGTTCATTCAAGCGGCCAAAGTCCGTGGCGTTCTCCGCCATTTGCAGCTGCACCACCTTCAGTTCCCCTTCCTTACTGGCGATAATGCCTTCGATTTCCGCGTACTCCTTCTGCTCCTTGAATGTGAACTTGCGCTTGGCAGGCGGCGCCGTCTTTTCCTCGGCCGCCTGCTTTTCCTTCGGCTTCTTCACGGCAGGTTCTGCTATGGCTTCAGTCTGTGCAGTTTCCTCAGCCAGCCTTTCCTTGTAATAGGAATAGCCGCCCGCATACATGCGCAGATTGCCGTCAGCTTCATAGGCAAAGACTTTGTTTGCCAGCCTGTCCACAAAGAAACGGTCATGGGATACAAAGATGATAGCGCCATTGAAATCATCGATAAAACTCTCGAGCACCGCCATGGTTTCGATATCCAAATCGTTGGTCGGTTCGTCGAGCAACAAGACATTCGGTTCTTCCATCAATACCCGCAGCAGGTAAAGCCGCCGCTTCTCGCCACCGGACAGCCGCCCAATCGGCGTCCACTGCAAATCACCGGGGAATAAAAACCGCTCCATGAGCTGTGATGCCGAAATCCTCGTGCCATCTGCCAGCGTGATAAAATGCGCGGCTTCCTTCACATACTCGATGGCGCGCAGACGCTCGTCCATGTCCACCGCCCGCTGGGCAAAATAACCGATTTTGACCGTCTGCCCAATGGTCACTGTGCCAGACGTCGGCGCCAGCTGTCCGGCAATGATATTCAATAAGGTAGTCTTCCCTGTTCCATTAGAGCCCAGAATACCAACACGGTCGTTGCGCAATACCGTATAGGTAAAATCCTTGACAATCGTACGCCCGTCCACTTCATAATGCACATGGTCCAGTTCAATAACCGTGCGCCCTAAACGGCTGCCGGCCAAACCGATTTCCACCGTGCTGTTATCGATATTTACACTTTGCGCTTTGACTTCCTCATAGCGCTGAATGCGTGCCTTCTGTTTTGTTGAACGGGCCTGTGCTCCGCGGCGCAGCCATTTTAACTCATTGCGCAGGAAATTCTGCCGCTTGGCTTCCGTGGACTGCTCCCGTTCCAGACGCGCCGCCTTCTGTTCCAGATACTCCGAATAGTTCCCCGTATAAGTGTAGGCATTGCCCTTGTCCAGTTCCAAAATCTTCGTGGACGTATTATCGAGGAAATAGCGGTCATGGGTCACCATGAGGATGGCACCCTTAAAGGCCCGCAGATATTCTTCGAGCCAGCCAATGGTTTCACTGTCCAAGTGATTGGTCGGCTCGTCCAAAATCAGCAAATCACAGGGTTGAATGAGTGCCGTTGCCAAAGCCAGCCGCTTCTGCTCACCACCGGAGAGCGTACCTGCCTTGGCCGTATAATCGCGGATACCTAACTTCGTCAATACCGTCTTGGCCGCACCTTCAAGCTGCCAGCCGTCATACTCATCAATCACCGCCGTATAGCGCATGATTTCCTGCTGCGCTTCCTTGTCCTGCGGATTTTTCTCCACCGCCGCCATAGCCAGTTCATAGCCCCGCAAAGCCTGCATCAAAGGCGACATCCCGCGGAACACCTCCATGAGCACCGTATTTTCCGGTTCAAAGACCTTATCCTGCGCCAAATACTCAATCCGCAGACCGCGCATGGTGGTAATTTCTCCGGCATCCACAGGAATCAGTCCCGCCACCGCCTTCAAAAACGTACTCTTGCCCGTGCCGTTCACACCGACAATCCCGACCTTATCCCCGGCATCCATACTGAAATTCACGCCAGAAAACAAATTCTTCTCGCCATAACTTTTCGTAAATTTTTCTATAGTTATTATCATCGTTGAAACATCCTTACTTCAAAAGTCCGAAATGAAATAGCACTTGCCGACACGCAAGGCAAGTGCTATAATGTAAGCAAGTTAAGGGTGCCGCCCAGCGGTCAGCCCTCGCAGGTTAATATTTTACTTCAAACGATAACCGCTCATGCCGGCAAGCTAGGAGCGGTTATTTTTCACTTCTACAACTATCATCCAAATCAATAGTAAAACTACGATTGTTTCAGCCATAGGCGCCGCCCCCTTTCCAGAGGGCGAAACCGCTAAACAGCACCTGAATGTAATTATAGCAGGCGTTGGGCTGAAAAGCAATGCGAAGCGAGCGACAGGCGGGGACTGGCTGACAGGAGCGTTTGGCGCGGAACGTAAAGAACATATTTTTTATCAATCCAAAAATGGGCTGGAAAAGTCAACTGTCTGAGCACAGCGAGTTTTGACTTTTCCAGCCCTTAAATTATGGATAAAAAATATGTTCAGTTCCGCGCCTAAGCGGATGGCAGCCAGTCCTCGCCTGCCGCGTCTTGCACCTCGAACCCAATCGTGGTAATCAAATCAAAGGTATTTTTTCTGCACCTGCCGCAGTCTTACTTCCAGACATACCGCACCGATAACAATGCCCGCAATCAACCCAATCCAGTATCCATACGGCCCCATATCGGTATACTTTGCCAGTCCCCAACCCATAGGCAGGCCGATAATCCAAAACGAGAGCACAGCGAGCATAAAGGTCACATGAACATCCTTAAAACCTCTGAGCGCTCCCTGAAGCGGCGCATTGATGCTGTCGGCAAACTGCATAAAGACCGCGTAAATCAGAAACCCAGCTAGTATCGGCTGCACTTCAGTACTGCTGGTATAAAGAGCGGCGATTTCATCGCGGAACTGGGTTAAGAGC
The Selenomonas ruminantium AC2024 DNA segment above includes these coding regions:
- a CDS encoding amino acid ABC transporter permease, translating into MEQLVHTFLLMLEGTEITLEIFFVTLILSLPIGMLAALGRLSSLKIISRIVEFYIWIMRGTPLMLQLLFVYFALPMIGIRLPDIAAALLAFTLNYAAYFAEIFRAGIQAVPKGQYEAAKTLGMSYPQTMRRIILPQVIRIVLPPVSNETINLVKDTSLVYILAMNDLLRVARTIVQREFDMTPFLFAAIFYLAMTFVLTWGFKKLEAYYGKY
- a CDS encoding ABC-F family ATP-binding cassette domain-containing protein is translated as MIITIEKFTKSYGEKNLFSGVNFSMDAGDKVGIVGVNGTGKSTFLKAVAGLIPVDAGEITTMRGLRIEYLAQDKVFEPENTVLMEVFRGMSPLMQALRGYELAMAAVEKNPQDKEAQQEIMRYTAVIDEYDGWQLEGAAKTVLTKLGIRDYTAKAGTLSGGEQKRLALATALIQPCDLLILDEPTNHLDSETIGWLEEYLRAFKGAILMVTHDRYFLDNTSTKILELDKGNAYTYTGNYSEYLEQKAARLEREQSTEAKRQNFLRNELKWLRRGAQARSTKQKARIQRYEEVKAQSVNIDNSTVEIGLAGSRLGRTVIELDHVHYEVDGRTIVKDFTYTVLRNDRVGILGSNGTGKTTLLNIIAGQLAPTSGTVTIGQTVKIGYFAQRAVDMDERLRAIEYVKEAAHFITLADGTRISASQLMERFLFPGDLQWTPIGRLSGGEKRRLYLLRVLMEEPNVLLLDEPTNDLDIETMAVLESFIDDFNGAIIFVSHDRFFVDRLANKVFAYEADGNLRMYAGGYSYYKERLAEETAQTEAIAEPAVKKPKEKQAAEEKTAPPAKRKFTFKEQKEYAEIEGIIASKEGELKVVQLQMAENATDFGRLNELAKEEARLTAEVEQLMERWEYLEEIALEQE